The DNA segment TCCGGATGACAGGCAATCACGCGCTTGATTTCGTCTTCCGTTCCGTCCGTCGAATGTCCTTCGACAAAGATGATCTCCTGTTCTTTTCCGAACTTGGGGAGTCGTTGGACGGCAGCTTCGATGTTTCCTCGTTCGTTGCGGCAGGGGATCACAACCGTCGCCGAATATTCCCGCTCTTCTCGGCGCAGGAGGGGTCTGGCCACGATGTATTGGCATAAGCACGCGGCGCGGAAACCAGGGAGCGTGGCCAAAAGCCGATTCATGAACGTAGAGAGAAGAGGGATATGCTTCGGGAACAACAGCCGTTTCTCGATCTTGACGACATCAAAATCCGTCAGTCTGAGCAGATTCAGGAGATCCCCTGACGTCAGCCAATTCTGCTGCTGCTGAGGCATCTTTAAACCGACTCGCTCAGCAAGCTGTAACAAGGGCTCCCAGAGAAAGTTGTAGTAAGCGATGATCAGGCGTGTTCGCGCCGTGCAGGCGCGGCGTAGATTCCTTAACGCCACTTCAATGTCGAGCAGATGGCCGAGCACGTCGGCGAGGATGATCACGTCAAACGGCTCATCCAAGTCCAGCGATTCCGCATCATCGACTCGGAACTCCAGATGCGGATGCCGTTTGCGCGCTTCCTTGACCATTGCTTCGCTGAGATCGATACCCAGTCCACGAGCGGGCTTCACCGCGGCAAGAAGATCGCCGAGGCCGCATCCGATTTCCAATACGCGCAGGCCTTCGGGCACCAAGAACTGGAAATACCGCCGCTGGTCCTCGTAGTAGTAGCGGTTCTTTCGCTGCCAACGATCCCGATCCCTCGCTAAGCAGTCGAACCGCTTCCTCAAGGCAGCCTTCTTACCTTCGTCGCTGAAACCTTTCATGGCCGCACGCGGACCCGGTCCGTCCATCAACAGCTCAAGGTGAATACTGGGTTCGCACCTTCGCTCGAAAAGTCACAGTTATGATACATGCAAGACCTCAATCGACCAAGCTTCTCCTTAATGTGCATCGTCCGCACGTACGGCCCGGTCATTCCTCAGCATGAACCCAACCGATTGACACTTGCCTACCCTTGTGGTACCGCTTGGCACGATCTGCCCCGTATTCGTTATGCCCCTCATCACGGTTGTCATCCCCGCTTACAACGGCGTCTCCCGCTATCTGGAGCAGGCGATCCGGAGCGTGCTGGCGCAGACTTACAAAGACACCGAACTGATCGTCGTCGATGACGCCTCCACCGACGACACGGCCCGGCTGGTGCTCCGTTTCCCGAGCGCCCGGTATTACAAGCGAGCCACCAACGGCGGCCAAGCCGCGGCACGCAACGACGGCGCCCGCTTGGCCAAAGGCGAGTTTCTCGCGTTTCTCGACCAGGACGATCTCTGGGAGGCGACATTCCTGGAGGAGGCAATCGCGGCCTTTCCTCTCTCCCCCCCCTCTCCCGGGGTGCCCATTGTCCTTGGCGATGCAATGGGCCATGGAGAGGGACAGGGTGAGGGACGCCAGGTCGCCGTCGTGCACTGTGACGGCTACCAGGTCAACGAACGGAACGAAATCCTCGAATATGACAGCGCGATGAAGCACACGGCCAGCATCACCCAGATGCTGCGCGGCGGCCATGACGTGGCGACTTCAGGCTCGTTGTTCCGCAAGAGTTGTTTCGATGCGGTCGGCGGGTATGATGAGAGCCTTCCTGTCTGGGAGGATATCGACCTGGCGATCCGGCTGTACCAGCGCTTTCGTCTCGTTCACGTGCCCAAACCGCTGTACCGTCATCGCCTGTACGGACACAATGCGTCTCGAGAGATTCCTTCGGAACGAGCCTTGCTCGGTCGACGGCGCTTTCTCGAGAAGCACGGTCCGTCATGCCGGCCCGGCACGCCCGAAGCGCGCGCACTCGCCCGAGACTGGGCGCAGTATTACGGCGATCTGGGGAAATCGCTTCTGCAGGCCGGGCAAACCCGAGAAGCCCGCCACGCGTTGTGGCAAGCCGTTCGTTTCCACCCGACCAACCATAAAGTCATCCTCAGGTTGCTGCGCTCGTTCTTCCAGGGGTAAGGGGGGCAGCGGGGTAAGGGAAGGAAACGGGTCAGTGGGAGTGGTACTCCGTCACTCCTGTATCCCCTTATCCCCATTACCCCTGTACCCCGGTACCCTCTCTTTTTACCGCATGCACCGTGATCTCGGTTCCGTACCCGAGATGGCCCGCGATCAGGCAGAATGGCCGCGCGATCAGCTTTTCGACCAACCGACGCAACGGAAGGGCGCGGCCAAACCGGTGCATCCAGAACCGTTCGAGACTAGCCATGAAAAAGAGCGAGCCCACCGCGGTCCGCGCCCAGCACACCTGGAAGCCGGCTTTCTGCAGCAGCCTGGTCAGCGTGGCCTTGTCGAAGTGGTACAAATGCCTCGGAATCTCCCAAGGGAACCACCAGCGCCCGAAGATCCGCCTTTCCCAACTCTCGGCGTTGGGAGCCGCCACCATGAGCCTGCCGCCTGGTTTCAGCAATCGCCACGCGCGAGCGAGCGCGTCGCACGGGCTGCACATATGCTCCAACGAATGGCTGAACAGAACGACATCGAAGGACGACTCCGCGAACGGCGCCGTTTCCAGGGTGCCGGTGTGAATCCGATCGCCCACCCTCGCCCGCGCCTGCGCCGCCGCAGTGTCACTGAACTCGATGCCGTAGACGTCCCACCCCTGGCTCTGCAACGTGGCGAGATTGACACCCGGCCCGCAGCCCACATCGAGCAGGCAGCCTTCTCCGACCCAGGGGAGCACGTCGCGTCCGCTCAACACCCGGCGGGTCTTCTCCGGCCACAGCAGCGCCTTGCGGAGAAACCGGAGCGGTCCGTTCGGCGCCGAACCGGGATAGCCGTAAAAATCCTCCCTGATCCATCGCTTGGTGTTCTCGGACAGGCGCTTGAGCAGCCGCTCGACGCCGGTCCTAGACTTGGCCGGCGCAGACGAGAAGTATTGCGGGGGATAATACCTGCCGATTTCCTCCGGGCTCGGCCGGGGATGTGTGTACAGAAGGCCGCACTCCTCGCAGCGCACAATCGTGAACTCGTCCTCGGTGACATGATGGGTCATGTCCCGCAGACGCGTGACTTCACTCGCCCGGTGGGATCCGCAGAGCTCGCATGCGACGGTTTGCATGTTCACGACTTCCGACCAAGGGCCGGAATCCCCAGCGCGCCCGCCACGAAGTCCGCCACGGCCTCATGCCCGCGCTCGCCCAGATGGGAGTCGTCCCGCCACCACAGCAACTCGCCGGAGGCCTCGTACAGCCGGCGCGCCCGTTCGACGAGGAAGGGTTTAGCGTCCAGGCAACGGAACCGCGCCCGTCCGCAGGCCCTCAGGACCGCTTGCGCGAAGCCCGATGGGGCCGCGTCGCTCGGCGACGGCCGTCGCTGCTCGAACACCCATCGATAGACTTCCCCCTTGGTAGGCAGGAGCACGATCACGGCCTCGATCCCGCGGGCATCCAGCGCGGCTCGCATCGCGGCTAGCGTGCGCTCAAGCTTGGCAAAATTGGGATGCCGTTCGACCTCCTCCTTCGCGCGTAAGCCCCAGGCTTCGTGGCTCGCGTAGAAGAGCATCGGGCGGCCGTCCGGCAGCGCCCGCCGGAGCACAATGTTCGACTCGTCCCCGAACCGCAGCCGCACCCCCTCCATCAGCCGGTTGAGCGGAGAACGGTTGCGAAACGTCCGGTACGTCACAGCCCATTGGCCGACAGCCGACCGCCACGGCAACTCCGACAGATTCCATGTCTCTCCCCCAGCGTCGTCCAGATCGTTGCCCGCATAAAAGGTCCAGACCAGACGCGTGGCCGGCGACAAACCCAGTCGCGGGCTCTCAATCACGAAGTCGAGGTACTGGTTGTAAGGGCCGCCTGGGTAGGATAGGTTGTATACGCTCCGCCCGTACCTGCTTTCCAGCAGGCGCGCGTAGGTTTTGTCCTGCGTGGTTCCCCATCCCGCCCCGAAGGAGTCGCCCAGCACGAGCAGATCAATCTGCGGCGGGACACGTTCGTTGCGGAAGCCGGCCTCATCCGTGACGAACCTGATCCGGCGCGGTTCCCGGAGTGCCCGATCGCCGGCGAGGGCGGCTAGGTCGCCGTACAACTCGTCCTCCAAATCGAGGCGCGCATCCCATCGTCCGAGGATCGGCAGGCGCGGCAATTTGTGGGCGGAGACATTCAACGGCGTATAATTGAGCCGCCGCTCCATGACCGGACGCAGCGCCAGATCGAGCCCGGAGACCGCGAGACATGTAGCCGTCAGCACCACGAGCAGATTCTGCAACCGCACGACTTGGGTCTGGGCACGTAGATACAGCCCAACAGGCAACAATAGCAGTCCCTCGATCCAGCCGTTCTTCAGGACGCCTTCGGCATAGAGGGTGGCCGTGGATGCGGCCGCGACCAGCGCGAGTCCCCATCGACGGGCCAGCAGAGTTGGCCAAGGATCGGACGCGGGTACGCTCATCAGTCCAATTGAAATTCCGACCGCCAGTCGGTGTCGTCCGCCAATGCGGGCTGCCGCTCTTTGCGAAGGAGGCAGTTCCCGAGCACCAGCGCATCCATCTCGGTCCGCATGAAGCAGCGGTAGGCGTCTTCCGGCGTGCAGACGATCGGCTCGCCCCGCACGTTGAAGGAGGTGTTCACAAGAACCGCGCACCCCGTTTGGGCTTCGAACGCCGTAAGCAGCGCGTGGAACCTCGGGTTCGTCCGTTTCGAGACAGTCTGGATTCTGGCTGAATAGTCCAGATGGGTTACGGCCGGAATGTCCGAACGGGGGCGGTTCAGCCGTTCGATACCGAACAGATTACGGTCCTGCTCAGGAATCGGGAGCCGCCGCGACTCTTTCACAGGCGCCACCAGCAGCATGTAGGGCGACGGCTCGGTCAGTTCGAAGTAGTCCGCGACCCGCTCCTCGAGCACAGCCGGCGCGAAGGGCCGGAACGACTCCCGGTATTTGATCTTCAGATTCATCACCGATTGCATCTTGGGCGAGCGGGCGTCGCCGATGATGGATCGGTTGCCGAGCGCCCTCGGCCCGAACTCCATCCGGCCCTGCACCCACCCGACCACGGCTTCCCTCGCGAGCAACTCGGCTGTCATGTCGAACAGCGCGGCATCGGACAGGCGCTCATACGGATAGCCGTGGCGATTCAGGAAGGCTTCGATGTCTTCTTGCGAAAACTTTGGCCCTAGGTAGGAGCCCGCCATCCCGTCAGGCTCATCGGAATCGAGCCGGCGGATGCCGCCTGCGTGCAGATAATAGGCGGCGAGTGCCGCACCGACCGCGCCGCCGGCATCCCCCGCCGCCGGTTGGATCCACAGACGGTCGAACACGCGCTCGCGGAGCAGCCTGCCGTTGGCGACGCAATTGAGCGAAACGCCTCCGGCCATGCAGAGGTGTTTCATGCCGGTCTCGCGGCGCACGTGCCGCGCGATCTTGAGCACCGCCAACTCGATCACGTCCTGGATCGACCGGGCCAGATCCATGTCCCGTTGGGTCAGAGGCGATTCCGGCCTCCTCGGCTCGCCGCCGAACAGCCGGTGGAACCGGTCGTTGGTCATGCGCAAGCCGGTGCAATAGTCGAAATAGTCCAGGTTCAGCCGGAACGATCCGTCGTCTTTGAGATCAATCAAATGGGTCAAGATCAGATCCACATACTTGGGCTCGCCGTACGGCGCCAGTCCCATAACCTTGTACTCGCCTGAATTCACCTTGAAGCCGGTGTAGTAGGTGAAGGCGGAATACAGGAGCCCCAGCGAATGGGGAAAGGTGATGTCCCCTTGCAACGTGAGCGAGGAGCCGGAACCGACTCCGAAGCTGGTCGTGGCCCATTCCCCGACGCCATCCATGGTCAGCACCGCAGCCTCCTCGAAGGGAGAGGGGAAAAAGGCAGAGGCGGCGTGCGAGAAATGATGTTCGGGGTACAGGAACGGCCCGGACCAGAGTTCGCCGCCCAACTCAGCGGCGACTTGGGCAAGCTCGGACCGGAGCAGTCGCTCGAGAAAGAGTTTTTCCTTGAGCCAGACAGGCATGGCGGCGACGAACGAGCGCCAGCCCCGTGGCGCGAACGAGAGGTAGGTTTCCAGGAGCCTCTCGAATTTTAGGAGCGGCTTGTCGTAGAACACGACCCGGTCCAGATCCCGCAGCGTGAGACCAGCCTCGCGCAAACAGTAAGCCACGGCGTGGCGGGGGAATCGCGCATCGTGCTTCTTCCGGCTGAAGCGCTCTTCCTGTGCCGCCGCCACGATCCGCCCGTCCACCACCAGTGCGGCGGCGGAATCATGGTAGAAGGCTGAGAGGCCGAGAATACGCATGGCAGATAGCTTGCTTGCTTGCTTGTTCCTGTTGATCCAGTTGATTTCGTTTGTCTAATTCATCGTGGTTCGACCGGTCTCGCTTCAACTGCCCTTCGCCAACGCTCCCTCACTTTTCTCCCCTCCCACTGGAGGGTGGAGGGGGAGCGTAAGGGGACCTTGTCCGGCCCCCTCTATCTGCCTTTGGAGCGCCGGCAGGATGATCCTTGCGGCCAGCTCGTGGCCGGCCCGGCTCCAATGCGGATCGTCAGGATGATACAGCCGCCGGACATCCGTCTCTCTCCGGAATACCGTCAGTAAGTCCAGGCAGCGCACGTCGTGTTGCGCGCACCAGGCCAGCAGGAGCCGCTGCGGCTTCTCAAAATCATACCGGTCAAGGGGAAACCCGACCGCGACCAGGTAGTCGTGCATCAACGCCCCGTCATGCTGGACCTGGTCCGGAATCAGCACCACGAGGAGCGGAATCCCGCGCTCTTTCAGATACTCAACCGTCGCTGTCAGGACCTGCTGCGTGTGGCGCCAATGATACAGGAATGTGTCGGTCTCATCCTTCAAATAAATTTCGCTCCGCTCATCAATATCTCTCAGGTAGGCCGGATGCGTCCGCAGGACCGGGGCCGCGTCCGCATGGCCGGCTGTTCGGACCCGCAACGCCGCGGCGGGCCCGGCGCTGGTGAATCCACCGGCAGGCGGCCGCTCCAGCAGCCGTTCGATTCGCGCGCGGCCGACCCGCAGCAGGTAATTCAAATTGTGGTAGAGATACCACCTTCGCAGCCCAAATGGTCGTGCACCCAGTTGCCGTTGTGGTGGACGTAATAGCTCTGTCCGGCCACGACGACGGCTTCTTCCCCATCGGCTCCCCGCCGGCGCATGATGTCGTTGCCCACCTATAGGGCCAGCACGACCACGTCAGGCCGCAACCAGATGCCGTAGCGCTGCAACAGGTGGAAGTAATGGTCCGGCTCGAAGCCCGGCACTCCCAGGTTGATCACCTCCGCGCCGGGATGTGTCTGCTGCAGCGCCCGCTCGAGCAACGTGGTGAATGTTTCGTCGTAACTGACGCCGATCCCCCAGACGAACGAATCTCCGAGCACGATCACGCGCGGCGCTTGGCCGGTTCGCTCCATTGCCCGCTCCCGGTCCCGGAACCCCTGGGAATTGGAATGGCCGATAGAACCGGACACCTCACGGTACGGCTTCAGCGAGGCCGGCGTCTGCTTGGCGCCAAAAAGGCCGTGTCGGCCAAGGTAAGAGTCCATGCTCCGGGCGAGCGCCTCCCCGACGACGACGAACACCAGGAGGTTGGTCGCTGCAACCCGGAACCACTCGTACCCCCGACTCATCAGTATAGTCCCGACCAGGTTCGGACACGCTGCGACACAAACGGTCCATCCCAACAGAAGACCGAGGATCAGCAGCAGCTTGTCCATGTGATGCCTATGAGGAGGGAGCGGGTAATAGACGAGCAGGAGAAACGCGATGATACCGGCCCACAGTACAACCGCGAACGGCGACCACCGCGCCACGAGGTTACACTGCCCGGAGCACGGGCGCCCGGCTTGCCATACCAGAAGCGCCAGAATTCCGGCCAACAATCCAAAGAGCCCTCCGACGACGCCGACCTTGCCGAGCTGCAGCGGATCGGTGAGACGGCCGGCCGGCGACGCGGTCATCACGAACTCTGCGACATCCACAGCCGTCACGAGGGCCCCGCCGGCCCCGAGAAGACCACAGGCCCTGAACACCTCAACCGATACAGACCTTTCAGCACGCGCGTAGCGTCAGAACAGTGTATAGATGAACGGCGCCACCGCCGACCCTTCCGTGAGCACCAGCAGGGCTCCGAAGACCAGCAGGACCAGAATGATCGGCAGGAGCCAGAATTTTTTCCGTTCCCGCATGAACGCCCAGAGTTCTTTGAGAAATCCGCCCATATTTTCCTTCCTCTCATCCCGTTTGTTGCTCTTCGCCACGCCCTCAGAGACCGTCTCTCGTGAGACGCAGTTCCAGCAACTGCCCCGCGAGCGACGCCTCGCGCGTTCCGCTCATTAGAATTGCCTTTCCATCCGTCTGGCGGAGAACTCCCCCACCGTCCGCCGCCGCCAGTATGATGCCGCCCCGTCGCAGAAGCGCAACCCGATCGGCTGCCTGCCGAGCAGCTTCAACACCAGCGCCGTCGGTACGATCAGGACGATAAACAACACCGTGAGCAGGATCCTCGAATTCACGTGCCCCAGGCCGGCGGCCAGTTTCATCCACGCGGCGCGGACCGGCTCAAGCCATGCGGGCGCCAGCAGGCCAGCCACGAGACACACCGCCGCCGACACGATCAGCCACCAGGTGACCGACCCCGACAGCACGAAGCGAAGGAGGGCGACCCCGCCAAGCCCGCCAGCCATAACCAACCCGAACGTCCGGTTCCGGTCCGCCCAGAAGGAAACCGCTCGCTCGCTCATAGGTACGACCTCGTGAGCCTCGACAGACACCGCCAGGCCGTCGTCAGGCTGCGTCCGTCGCCAAGACTCAGGACCAGTCCCTGCCACAGAATCGAGCGGCCCTCGCGGCGGTGGCCATCCCGCACCAACTGCTTGCCCCGATCCGCCAGGTAACAGGCCTGTTCGCGGAGCAGGTAGCGCCGCCGGACGGGATCATGCCCGAAGCGCTCGAGCAATGTCGACAGCAGCAGCGGCCGGTGGCCGAGCGCGATCTGCGCCGGCTTGATTTCCCGATTGCGGTGATAGGTGAGCGGCTCGGCAATGTTCGCGATGTCGTACTGCGCGGCGATTCTCGTCCACAGTTCGTGGTCATCCAGGCCGGCCGAATGGAACCGTTCATCGAATCCGCCCACCGTCTGCAGCACCGATCGCCGGATCATGGCCGCCGAGGGGGTCGGCACATAGCCGCGCACGAAGAGGCGGGCGAACGTTTCGGAAGGGTTGTACCCGGCTCCGATGACGCCCATCGGCTTGCCATCGCGGTCGATATGGGCGACATCGGTGATGACTATGCCGACTTCCGGGCGCCGATCCAGCACCGCGACTTGTTTTTCGAGCTTTGCCGGATGCCAAAGGTCATCGTGATCCAGCAGCGCGATGTATTCGCCTATCGATTCGGCGATCCCGCGGTTCCGTGCGCGGGCCACGCCGCCGTTGTCCTGCCGGACGTAGTGCACGCGGTCTCCGAATTCCCGCACGATCGCTTCCGAGCCGTCTGTGGAGCCGTCGTCGACCACGACGATGTCATAGTCCTTCCAGCTTTGAGCCAACACGCTTTCGATTGTCTCGCGGATCACGTCACGGGCGTTGTACAAGGGAATGACGACGCTGACTTTCACAGAAGCCCTCTACCAAGAACCGGTTCAGAAAACAGCGAGCGAGCCAGCAGCGAATAGCTTCACTCCCACTCTCCCCCCCCTCAACCGTCAGGCCTTCACCGCTTCCAACACCACGGTCATTTCCTCGCACACGTTCCAGAGGTATCGGCGGCAGCGTTTTTGAAGATACTCCGGCAGGAACTTAAACGGCTTCCGCATGTTGTATTCGATGGACAAGGTCCGAAAATTCGTTTTCAAACCGTAGTAGTTGGGGGATTTGAAGTACTCGAAGCTTTCTTCGGTCATGAAGCGGACATGGGTGGGATCGACGAACGCTTTGCGCGACGTATAATACGGTGTCTTGATATAGACTTTCGCGCCCGGCGCGCAGATCCGATAGAGATCTTCCATAAAGGTGATCAGATCGCGCATGTGCTCGATCGAATGGATGGAATAGGCGCCGGCCACACTGTTGTCGCGGAAGGGCAGGCCATGCTCGAAATCGCAGACGACATCCACGCCCGGAAGCCGTCGTCGATCGACGCCGATCGTGCCGGGTTGTTTGTGCGCGCCGCAGCCGATGTCGAGTATGACGTCCATCACACGAAGGTGCGCAGCAGGCGAGAATACGCTCTGAATCGGAACGGAGCCTTGCGGATGGCGCTCGCATAGCATCGACGTGCCTCGGAGAGACTCCCCGACCGTTCGGCGAATCCGCCCCGCAACAAATAGTAGTTCGCCCATTCCCGGTTCAATGCAGTACGTTGTTCCGCGGTCAGTGGTCGCACCTGTTCGAGCCGGAGCAGAAATCGCTCGCGGCTGGTCAACACTCTCTCCTTGTGGGTGTTCTCGTCAAATGCCATGTCGCGGTAGCCGTGGCCGCGCTGGAGCTTTTTGACGAGCACGCGGTCGACGCAGTCGAATTCGGTCGCGCGATAGAGGCGGATCGTGAGATCCGAGTCTTCCGATCCGTACAGCTCAGGGTCCAACGCCCCGACCTTGTCCAACACGCTCTTCCGGATCAGGAGCGTGGACGGTAGCGCCGTATGTCCCCCGGCGAAGGCCCGGACCAAGGGTTCGCGGCTATGGCGGGCCTCGACCCGTTCTTCAACCGTTCCGTCTTCATAGACCACTTCGTAGTCCGTATGCACCACGCCCACCTGCGGCCTGGCCCGGAGAATGGCCAGTTGCGCCTCCAGTTTGTCCGGCAGCCAGATGTCGTCGCAGTCCAACAACGCCAGGAACTCTCCTCGCGCCGCTTCGATTCCCCGGTTCCGCGAGCGGGCCGGCCCTCCGTGAGCCTGTTGGAACCAGACGATCCCCTGCGTCCGCGCCAGTTCTTCCAGGATATGCTGCGTGCCGTCCGTCGATCCGTCGTCCACCACGAGAATTTCCACGTTCTTCACGGTCTGCGCCCGCACGCTCGCGACCGCTTGGGCCACAAACGACGCCCCGTTGAAGACGGGAATGACCACGCTGACCAGCGGTATCACATCGTCTCCGTGTCCTTTGGCCCCGGCTTGCTCCTCGCTCTCGTTTCGCTCTCCTGCATGTCCAACGCCGATGAGCTTGATCACTCTTCCAGAGCCAGCAGGAACCGATCGAGGTCCCTCCGGTAGAGATCTTTCAGTTGCAGTGCGTCGTCCAGGACGAGCCAGACCTTCCTCTCGTCAAGCTCAAAGGAATACGCGTGCCGAAAGAAATGACGGAAGGCTCGTAGGTTGTCGAGAAGACGGTAGCACTCCGGCGAAAGCAAGGCCGGTCGAACCCCTTCGATCGCCACGGTGAGCCGCCGCAAGAGTTCGATATGATAGCGTCCCTCCTCAGCAATCTGGTTCTCGAACGTGCCGGCAACGACCTCAAACAGATCTTCAAAGGCGCAATACAAGTTGTGCAGTTGATAGCCGAGGCTTTCCAACTCAGCCTGGCCTTGACTCCGCCGCCGCTCCTCGATCTTGTTGTAAATCGCCTCAATCTGACGCATCTGGGCGGCAAGCTCCGCCCGAAGGAGCGCTAGCTTCGCTTTGTCCATCGGAGTCCTTCCTTCCTGATCTTGTCCGCCAAACGGTGACCCTCAAGCTGGATCACGTCCACCTCCCGGCCGAGCTCCCGCGAGAGCCACGCCATGGCCGGGAAGAAGTCCTCATCTTGAAGCCCCGCGAACGCCACATCGACATCCGAATCGTCTTGGAACCGCTTGCTGCTGAGCACCGACCCAAACACATAGGCCTCTTGAAACCGGATGATGGCGGCCAGCCGAGGCAATAGTTCCCACATCCGCTTGAGCACCGCCTGCCGCTGCGCTTCTCGCCTTGTCCGGCGAGCATGCTGCACTTCATTGAGAAGGACACAGGAGAAGGCCCGTGCCATGTGGCGTGACTCCCGATCCCGCTACCCCGTTACCCTGCTCTCCCCTTACCCCTCAGTTCCAAGAGCCTCGTCGCTGCCTCGAACACCTCGTCCACGGAAATCAGCCGCATGCAGTTGTCTTCCCCGCGCCGGCAGGTGGGATGAAAGCAGATGCGGCAATCCAGTCCCTTGTAGATGACTTCGCTCGGCCCGCCGCGCGGCCCCCACTCCTGCGGATTGGACGGCCCGAACAGCCCCACGACCGGCACCCCGAGCGCCGCTGCCATGTGCATCGCGCCGTTGTCGTTCCCGACGTACAGGGCGCAGCGTTTCAGAATGGCGGCAAACTGTCCCAGGGTCGCGCGGCCGGCCAGCACGGTCGGCGCAGAGCGAGCGTGCGATCGAATCCCCTCCGCCGTCTCTCGGTCGCGGTCGTCCCCTCCGATCAGCACGCGACAGTCCCATGCCTTGGTCAATCGGTCCGCCAGGTCGGCGAACCGTTCGGCCGGCCAGGCTTTGAACCAGTAGCGCGCGCCCGGATGGAGCATGATGAGTCGCATCGAAGCCGACGGCGCAACTCCGGCTTCCTTCAGGATTCGATCCGCCGCTTCTTCGTCTTGAGACGGCACGTTCAGCGCCAACGGCCGAGCTTTCGGCTCAAGGCCCAGACACCTCAAGGCCGACAGGTCCCGCTCGACGCGATGAATATCCTCCACTCTCGGCTTCGCCACGGCCGTGTAGAGCAATCCACGCCAGCGATGCTCTTCATTGAACCCGATCCGGACCGGCGCGCCGGAGAGCCGGCTCAGGATCGCCGCCCGATCCCCGTCCGTGAGATCGATCACACAGTCGAACCGGCGGCGACGCAGCTCGGACACGAACCGAAGCTGCTCGCCGAGCGTTTCCTTCGGCACCGCCAGCACATCATCCAGATCCGGGTTCCACTTCACGATGTCTTCCGTCCCGCGATTGACAGCCATCGCAAGCCTGGCGCCGGGAAAGGCCTCCCGCAACGCGCGCACCGCCGGCGTCGCCAGCAGGACGTCGCCGATGTACCGGAGTTTGATGACAAGGATGCGGCGCATGTTCGTTAATCGTGAATCGTTCACCGTTAAACGAGGTCCCGCGCGGTTTACTTAGCTACCGTTGAACGTTTAACAGTTCTCGTCTCACAGACTCCCCGATCCCATGCCGGCCTCAGTTTCGTGGCCACGCCATTACGGCCGCTCGATCACGCGGCGCGCTGCATCGAGCACTTTGACGGCACCGTCAGATGCCTGTTGGGCATCAGCCGGCGAATATTCTTCGGTCGGGATAAAATCTACGTCTCCGTAAAACGCCAGCTCTCGATCCTCCCGGAGCTTTTTGGAAATCGCGGCGAGTTCTTCCAGCCGACCCGCGACATCGTCGGGGAAACGTTCTCGATGCTCCAGGAGCAAATCGCCCACATCGTGCAGCTTCGGCGGCTCGATACCGACCGCCCTGAGCATGCCTTTGAGGGCCAATTCCACGATTTCCTGCGCCTCTCGCACGACGTCGGAGTACGCACCTTTCTTCGTCAGCACATCCAAGATATCCAGACGGTCGGAGG comes from the Nitrospirota bacterium genome and includes:
- a CDS encoding glycosyltransferase, with amino-acid sequence MKVSVVIPLYNARDVIRETIESVLAQSWKDYDIVVVDDGSTDGSEAIVREFGDRVHYVRQDNGGVARARNRGIAESIGEYIALLDHDDLWHPAKLEKQVAVLDRRPEVGIVITDVAHIDRDGKPMGVIGAGYNPSETFARLFVRGYVPTPSAAMIRRSVLQTVGGFDERFHSAGLDDHELWTRIAAQYDIANIAEPLTYHRNREIKPAQIALGHRPLLLSTLLERFGHDPVRRRYLLREQACYLADRGKQLVRDGHRREGRSILWQGLVLSLGDGRSLTTAWRCLSRLTRSYL
- a CDS encoding methyltransferase domain-containing protein codes for the protein MDVILDIGCGAHKQPGTIGVDRRRLPGVDVVCDFEHGLPFRDNSVAGAYSIHSIEHMRDLITFMEDLYRICAPGAKVYIKTPYYTSRKAFVDPTHVRFMTEESFEYFKSPNYYGLKTNFRTLSIEYNMRKPFKFLPEYLQKRCRRYLWNVCEEMTVVLEAVKA
- a CDS encoding glycosyltransferase family A protein, which gives rise to MIPLVSVVIPVFNGASFVAQAVASVRAQTVKNVEILVVDDGSTDGTQHILEELARTQGIVWFQQAHGGPARSRNRGIEAARGEFLALLDCDDIWLPDKLEAQLAILRARPQVGVVHTDYEVVYEDGTVEERVEARHSREPLVRAFAGGHTALPSTLLIRKSVLDKVGALDPELYGSEDSDLTIRLYRATEFDCVDRVLVKKLQRGHGYRDMAFDENTHKERVLTSRERFLLRLEQVRPLTAEQRTALNREWANYYLLRGGFAERSGSLSEARRCYASAIRKAPFRFRAYSRLLRTFV
- the rfaQ gene encoding putative lipopolysaccharide heptosyltransferase III, whose product is MRRILVIKLRYIGDVLLATPAVRALREAFPGARLAMAVNRGTEDIVKWNPDLDDVLAVPKETLGEQLRFVSELRRRRFDCVIDLTDGDRAAILSRLSGAPVRIGFNEEHRWRGLLYTAVAKPRVEDIHRVERDLSALRCLGLEPKARPLALNVPSQDEEAADRILKEAGVAPSASMRLIMLHPGARYWFKAWPAERFADLADRLTKAWDCRVLIGGDDRDRETAEGIRSHARSAPTVLAGRATLGQFAAILKRCALYVGNDNGAMHMAAALGVPVVGLFGPSNPQEWGPRGGPSEVIYKGLDCRICFHPTCRRGEDNCMRLISVDEVFEAATRLLELRGKGRAG
- a CDS encoding HEPN domain-containing protein — protein: MTNESLARSYLKKASDRLDILDVLTKKGAYSDVVREAQEIVELALKGMLRAVGIEPPKLHDVGDLLLEHRERFPDDVAGRLEELAAISKKLREDRELAFYGDVDFIPTEEYSPADAQQASDGAVKVLDAARRVIERP